The following coding sequences lie in one Candidatus Marinarcus aquaticus genomic window:
- the lolA gene encoding LolA-like outer membrane lipoprotein chaperone: MVYKMLLQVAFLLVVGAQANIFDNIKTFQANFIQTIQNSSDKTIVYKGEVFIKGNARILWQYKKPIIKNVYINNSYAIVDEPELEQAIYTKLHQEVDILDIIKNAKEISPTLYRTTLYEIQYDIHVKQNQIESINYQDELENQVSIAFSNIKENLILPNDLFEFYPPTSYDIIRK, translated from the coding sequence ATGGTTTATAAAATGCTATTACAAGTCGCTTTTTTGCTTGTTGTTGGTGCGCAAGCCAATATCTTTGATAATATCAAAACATTTCAAGCCAATTTCATACAAACCATTCAAAACAGCAGTGATAAAACGATTGTTTATAAAGGAGAAGTTTTTATCAAAGGCAATGCAAGAATTCTATGGCAATATAAAAAACCCATCATTAAAAATGTCTATATTAATAACAGTTATGCCATCGTCGATGAGCCAGAACTGGAACAAGCCATCTATACAAAACTTCATCAAGAAGTGGATATTTTAGATATCATCAAAAATGCCAAAGAGATCTCACCCACACTTTATCGAACCACTTTGTATGAAATTCAATACGATATTCATGTAAAACAGAATCAAATAGAGTCCATAAACTACCAAGATGAACTGGAAAACCAAGTCAGTATTGCATTTTCAAATATTAAAGAGAATTTGATTTTACCCAATGATTTATTTGAATTTTATCCTCCTACATCCTATGATATTATAAGAAAGTAA
- the prmC gene encoding peptide chain release factor N(5)-glutamine methyltransferase: MTIKESINKYAKLLQNITHIPNKEVEILIQYLLDKNTIWLHLNYHNEFTEEKALEKLVQKRAQDYPLEYLIGKASFYGETFLTQEGVLIPRPETEILVEKSIDMLKNIQGKKRVLEIGTGSGIISVMLALLVEEIEIIAVDINEKALQLAQKNANKHNVQNRISFIKSDLFENVIGEFDMCISNPPYIANDYVLPKNVSYEPSNALFGGEVGDELLKDIINYTSKHNIRYLCCEMGYDQEKPLKEYLKKFDTKSIEFYKDYAQFDRGFCIEFKTK; this comes from the coding sequence ATGACAATAAAAGAGAGTATAAACAAATATGCGAAACTTTTACAAAATATCACGCATATTCCCAACAAAGAAGTAGAGATACTTATTCAGTATCTTTTAGATAAGAACACTATTTGGCTTCATTTAAACTATCACAATGAATTCACAGAAGAAAAAGCCTTAGAGAAGCTGGTACAAAAAAGGGCACAAGATTACCCTTTAGAGTATCTTATAGGCAAAGCCTCATTTTATGGAGAGACTTTTTTAACACAAGAAGGCGTACTCATACCACGACCTGAAACAGAAATACTCGTTGAAAAATCTATTGATATGTTAAAAAACATACAAGGTAAAAAAAGAGTTTTAGAGATTGGAACCGGCAGTGGTATCATCAGTGTAATGTTGGCATTGCTTGTTGAAGAGATTGAAATAATTGCCGTAGACATCAATGAAAAAGCATTGCAATTAGCTCAAAAAAATGCGAACAAACATAACGTTCAAAACAGAATCAGTTTTATAAAAAGTGATCTTTTTGAGAATGTAATAGGGGAGTTTGATATGTGTATATCCAATCCTCCCTATATTGCAAATGATTATGTGCTGCCAAAAAATGTCAGCTACGAACCAAGCAATGCATTGTTTGGGGGCGAGGTTGGAGATGAACTTCTTAAAGATATTATTAATTATACTTCAAAACATAATATTAGATATTTATGTTGTGAAATGGGTTATGACCAAGAGAAGCCTCTTAAAGAGTATTTAAAAAAATTTGATACAAAAAGCATTGAGTTTTACAAAGACTATGCTCAATTTGATAGAGGTTTTTGTATTGAATTTAAAACCAAATAG
- the secA gene encoding preprotein translocase subunit SecA: MLNIFSKIFGTTNDREVKRYAKRAEAINALEEQFKVMDDEALKNYFNELKTQVQANEKTLDDVLNESFAITREASRRTLNMRHYDVQLIGGMVLNDGRIAEMKTGEGKTLVATLPVILNAMVGRGVHVVTVNDYLASRDAKELEPLYNFLGFNVGAIVAELGDEQSRKEQYLADITYGTNNEFGFDYLRDNMKYDLQEKVQRDHYFVIVDEVDSILIDEARTPLIISGPANRKGVDYAKANSIALQLEKGELIEPKKPDEKPITTGDFTVDEKNKAVLMTEAGIEKAEQLFGVDNLYSLENAMLSHHLDQALKAHHVFEKDVDYVVRDNEVIIVDEFTGRLSEGRRYSDGLHQALEAKENVSIQEESQTLADITYQNYFRMYDKLAGMTGTAQTEATEFAEIYNLDVVSIPTNVPVQRIDRNDLIYKSEREKFDAVCAKIQEYHKKGQPVLVGTASIEKSEHLNKLLKNAKVPHTVLNAKQHEKEGKIIADAGQKGAVTIATNMAGRGVDIKLTQETLDLGGLAIIGTERHESRRIDNQLRGRSGRQGDVGESQFYLSLEDNLLRIFGSDKIKGIMERLGIEEGEHIESSMVTRAVENAQKKVESMHFESRKHLLEYDDVANKQRKVIYAFRNDLLNPEFDIASKIDENRLEYVANLLASCEIFDGMPSEDFDYDKIIVRLKEELNLVATKEDLQADDYVALEEKLISILKSMYDDKMSLAAPDQRSEIERILYLQILDNAWREHLYSMDTLKTGIGLRGYNQKDPLVEYKKESYNMFVELTSSIKNEIIKVLFTVQLRSKDDEQRDKEMLEKMISDMEHDQEQLQTNLSDNPKLEKKIARNEPCPCGSGKKYKQCCGKSGPKRGLVAGN; encoded by the coding sequence ATGTTGAATATTTTCTCAAAGATTTTTGGTACGACAAATGACAGAGAAGTCAAACGATATGCTAAACGAGCTGAAGCAATCAATGCTTTAGAAGAGCAGTTCAAAGTGATGGACGACGAAGCGTTAAAAAACTATTTTAACGAGTTGAAAACGCAAGTTCAAGCCAATGAAAAAACCTTGGATGATGTTTTGAATGAATCGTTTGCAATTACAAGAGAAGCGAGTCGACGTACTTTAAATATGAGACACTATGATGTTCAACTTATTGGTGGTATGGTTCTAAATGATGGACGCATTGCAGAGATGAAAACAGGTGAAGGTAAAACTTTGGTTGCAACACTGCCTGTAATTTTAAATGCAATGGTGGGTCGAGGTGTACATGTTGTTACAGTTAATGACTACCTTGCAAGCAGGGATGCAAAAGAGTTAGAACCCCTTTATAACTTTCTGGGCTTCAATGTGGGTGCTATTGTTGCAGAATTGGGTGATGAACAATCACGAAAAGAGCAATATCTCGCCGATATTACTTATGGTACTAACAATGAGTTTGGATTTGATTATCTTCGTGATAATATGAAGTATGATTTGCAAGAGAAGGTTCAACGAGACCACTACTTTGTCATTGTGGATGAAGTGGATTCTATTTTAATTGATGAAGCACGAACGCCTTTGATTATCTCTGGACCTGCAAACAGAAAAGGTGTGGATTATGCAAAAGCCAACTCAATCGCTCTACAACTGGAAAAAGGTGAATTAATTGAACCTAAGAAACCAGATGAAAAACCTATTACAACAGGTGATTTTACAGTCGATGAGAAAAATAAAGCAGTATTGATGACAGAAGCAGGGATTGAAAAAGCTGAACAACTCTTTGGCGTAGATAATCTCTACTCTTTAGAAAATGCCATGCTTTCTCACCATTTAGATCAAGCTTTAAAAGCACACCATGTGTTTGAAAAAGATGTGGATTATGTTGTAAGAGACAATGAGGTTATCATCGTTGATGAGTTTACAGGACGATTAAGTGAAGGTCGACGATACTCTGATGGTCTGCACCAAGCACTTGAAGCCAAAGAGAATGTGAGTATCCAAGAGGAGTCTCAAACATTAGCAGATATTACTTACCAAAATTACTTTAGAATGTACGACAAACTTGCTGGTATGACAGGTACAGCTCAAACGGAAGCAACAGAGTTTGCAGAGATTTATAACTTGGATGTTGTCTCTATTCCAACCAATGTCCCAGTTCAAAGAATTGATCGAAACGACCTTATTTATAAAAGTGAACGAGAGAAGTTTGATGCCGTGTGTGCGAAAATTCAAGAATATCACAAAAAGGGACAGCCTGTTTTAGTGGGTACTGCTTCAATTGAAAAATCAGAGCACTTGAATAAGCTTCTCAAAAATGCAAAAGTTCCTCACACGGTGTTAAATGCAAAACAACACGAAAAAGAGGGAAAAATCATTGCAGATGCAGGACAAAAAGGTGCTGTAACGATTGCAACAAATATGGCAGGACGTGGGGTTGATATTAAATTGACTCAAGAGACACTTGACTTGGGTGGTTTGGCTATCATTGGTACTGAGCGACACGAGTCAAGACGTATTGATAACCAGCTTCGAGGACGTTCTGGACGTCAAGGAGATGTGGGTGAATCTCAATTTTATCTCAGTTTAGAAGACAATCTTTTACGAATTTTTGGAAGCGATAAAATTAAAGGGATTATGGAGAGACTGGGAATTGAAGAGGGAGAACATATCGAATCTTCAATGGTCACACGTGCAGTTGAAAATGCACAGAAAAAAGTAGAATCAATGCACTTTGAGAGCAGAAAACACCTGTTAGAGTATGATGATGTTGCCAATAAACAACGAAAAGTAATTTATGCATTCAGAAATGACTTATTAAATCCAGAGTTTGATATTGCTTCTAAAATTGATGAAAACAGACTTGAATATGTGGCAAATCTCTTAGCATCATGCGAAATTTTTGATGGTATGCCAAGTGAAGACTTTGATTATGACAAAATCATTGTCAGACTTAAAGAGGAGTTAAACTTAGTTGCAACTAAAGAGGATTTACAAGCAGACGATTATGTGGCATTAGAAGAAAAACTTATCTCTATTTTAAAATCAATGTATGATGATAAAATGAGTCTGGCAGCACCTGATCAACGAAGTGAAATAGAGAGAATTCTCTATTTGCAAATTCTTGATAATGCTTGGAGAGAACACTTATACTCTATGGATACACTCAAAACAGGTATTGGTCTTCGAGGATATAACCAAAAAGATCCATTGGTTGAGTATAAAAAAGAGTCATATAACATGTTTGTTGAATTGACTTCATCCATTAAAAATGAGATTATTAAAGTTCTTTTTACCGTACAACTTCGAAGCAAAGATGATGAGCAACGAGACAAAGAGATGTTAGAGAAAATGATTTCTGATATGGAACATGACCAAGAGCAACTTCAAACAAACTTGAGTGATAATCCAAAACTGGAAAAAAAGATTGCACGAAATGAGCCATGCCCTTGTGGTAGTGGTAAAAAATACAAACAGTGTTGCGGGAAAAGTGGTCCTAAACGAGGATTGGTCGCAGGAAATTAA
- a CDS encoding ABC transporter permease: MNKQLVNFIVKKYLRFDKKNPFISISALLAFIGVAVGVMVLIITMAIMNGTQKEFENKLFIMNYPLSIYPKLQGAVNQELLDELEATFPNLQFSPYVSSQVIVQNADEMSGGVIFGVNQEKEAKINAIYAKAVENLSLEKYDLIVGQGIQNKLFASDGSKVTLYFTSLNPSGFSMMPKMKRFSMQGAFSSGLNAYDKAYMYTSIEALQTVLKRSKNEFDGIHIFSKEPFKDIKKLEETIGNYRVGIVGWWQQNGNFFAAMEMEKKALFVVLMLIILVASLNIISSLLMTVMSRRKEIALLLSMGASSKEVKQIFLKIGITIGFSGIIVGIGLGFFGIFLLDNFDIISLPADVYGTSKLPLELATLDFVSIVIGAVVIVFAASFYPAYKATHIDVIEVLRNE, from the coding sequence TTGAATAAACAGTTGGTTAATTTCATTGTCAAAAAGTATCTTCGTTTTGACAAAAAGAATCCTTTTATCTCTATAAGTGCCCTGCTCGCCTTTATTGGTGTGGCAGTGGGTGTCATGGTTTTAATTATAACCATGGCTATTATGAACGGAACTCAAAAAGAGTTTGAAAATAAACTCTTTATTATGAACTACCCTCTTTCAATCTATCCAAAACTTCAAGGTGCAGTCAATCAAGAGTTGCTTGATGAATTGGAAGCAACATTTCCTAACTTACAATTCTCACCCTATGTCTCTTCTCAAGTGATTGTACAAAATGCCGATGAAATGAGTGGTGGTGTTATTTTTGGTGTCAATCAAGAAAAAGAGGCAAAAATCAATGCTATTTATGCAAAAGCAGTTGAAAATTTGAGTTTAGAGAAGTATGATTTGATTGTGGGACAAGGCATTCAAAACAAACTTTTTGCCAGTGATGGTTCTAAAGTCACACTTTATTTTACTTCTCTTAATCCCAGTGGTTTTTCAATGATGCCAAAAATGAAACGTTTTTCAATGCAAGGTGCTTTCTCTTCGGGGCTTAACGCGTATGATAAAGCCTATATGTATACCTCTATTGAGGCACTTCAAACTGTTCTAAAGCGTTCAAAAAATGAGTTTGATGGTATTCATATTTTCTCAAAAGAACCTTTTAAAGATATCAAAAAATTAGAAGAAACAATTGGGAACTACCGTGTGGGTATTGTCGGTTGGTGGCAACAAAATGGAAACTTCTTTGCTGCCATGGAGATGGAGAAAAAAGCACTTTTTGTTGTATTGATGTTGATTATTCTTGTAGCTTCACTGAATATCATCTCTTCATTACTTATGACCGTCATGAGCCGAAGAAAAGAGATTGCACTTCTTTTATCAATGGGAGCTTCTTCAAAAGAGGTGAAACAAATTTTTTTAAAAATTGGTATTACCATTGGTTTTAGTGGAATCATCGTTGGAATTGGATTGGGATTTTTCGGGATATTTTTATTGGATAATTTTGATATTATTTCATTGCCAGCAGATGTATATGGTACGAGTAAATTGCCTTTAGAGCTTGCAACACTTGATTTTGTCTCTATTGTCATTGGTGCAGTGGTGATTGTCTTTGCTGCTTCCTTTTATCCTGCATATAAAGCAACGCACATTGATGTGATTGAAGTTTTAAGAAACGAATAG
- a CDS encoding ABC transporter ATP-binding protein — MIQEKITFRTILKLILQQKKLFVWGQVATLIAIVISIPIPLMLPVLVDEVLLDKPAVFVNTIDFVFGQGNAFYYIAIVALTVIFLRFLHFAFSVVITKIFTAISKYVTFEVRKKLISHLKQVSMNEYESVGNGAITSNLVTDVNTLDNFIITGASKFVASVLSLIAISFVMILIHPTLGLMILIIQPIIMVISKKISASVVDLKKQENHAIEDFQDNLSESLELFGQIKASNKEDYFFNDSIVKAKTVQLTSNAYNYKSVAYERFSFTVFLAAFELLRASGLIMVAYSDLSIGMMFAMFGYIWFIMTPVQDILSMQYAYATAKAAVERLNKVLALKLEKSGHKALFKEDIAIEVKNLSFAYEEGKEVLSHVHLTIPAKEKVALIGASGSGKTTLAQLIAGFYEKSSGDILYNGLSIDELNKQTLRESIFLVLQMPILFNSTLRFNITMGNDDIQDEAILEALRVAQLYDQLEKMPNGLDTIVGKHGIRLSGGQRQRLSIARMIIANPKVIILDESTSALDVYTENRLFDSLNAFFEDKTVITIAHRLSTVKNAHTVFVLHDGQIVQSGTHDDLEREEGHYAQFVKNQLM; from the coding sequence ATGATACAAGAAAAAATCACTTTTAGAACGATTTTAAAACTGATACTACAACAAAAAAAGCTTTTTGTTTGGGGCCAAGTTGCAACATTGATTGCCATTGTTATCAGTATCCCTATTCCCTTAATGCTTCCGGTGCTTGTGGATGAAGTTTTGCTGGACAAACCTGCCGTGTTTGTAAATACCATAGATTTTGTGTTTGGACAAGGCAATGCCTTTTATTATATCGCCATTGTGGCCTTAACTGTTATATTCTTGCGTTTTTTACATTTTGCTTTCAGTGTGGTTATCACCAAGATTTTTACGGCTATTTCTAAGTATGTTACGTTTGAGGTGCGAAAAAAGTTAATCAGCCACCTTAAACAGGTCAGTATGAATGAGTATGAGAGTGTCGGAAACGGTGCCATTACCTCGAATTTAGTGACCGATGTAAATACTTTGGATAACTTTATTATCACAGGTGCGAGTAAGTTTGTAGCTTCGGTACTTTCATTGATTGCTATTTCTTTTGTCATGATACTCATACACCCTACTTTAGGTTTGATGATTTTAATCATTCAACCAATTATTATGGTGATTTCAAAAAAAATATCCGCTTCTGTTGTGGACTTAAAAAAACAAGAGAATCATGCTATTGAGGACTTCCAAGATAATTTATCAGAGTCGTTGGAGTTGTTTGGACAAATCAAAGCAAGCAACAAAGAGGATTACTTTTTTAATGATTCCATTGTAAAAGCTAAAACTGTACAACTCACATCTAATGCGTATAACTATAAGAGTGTAGCATATGAACGTTTCTCTTTTACGGTGTTTTTAGCTGCATTTGAGCTCTTAAGAGCTTCAGGGCTTATTATGGTAGCTTACAGTGATTTAAGTATTGGTATGATGTTTGCCATGTTTGGGTATATTTGGTTTATTATGACTCCTGTACAAGATATTCTTTCCATGCAGTATGCCTATGCTACAGCCAAAGCTGCGGTTGAAAGACTCAATAAAGTTTTGGCTTTAAAACTTGAAAAGAGTGGTCACAAGGCCCTTTTTAAAGAGGATATTGCCATAGAAGTTAAAAATTTGAGTTTTGCATATGAAGAAGGCAAAGAGGTTCTTTCTCATGTTCATTTAACAATTCCTGCTAAAGAAAAAGTGGCACTCATTGGTGCAAGTGGAAGTGGGAAAACCACACTTGCACAGCTTATTGCTGGTTTTTATGAAAAGAGTTCGGGGGATATTTTATACAATGGTTTAAGTATTGATGAACTCAATAAACAGACATTGAGAGAATCAATTTTTTTGGTCTTACAAATGCCGATACTTTTTAACAGTACTTTGCGATTTAATATCACCATGGGTAATGATGACATACAAGATGAGGCGATTTTAGAAGCATTAAGAGTGGCACAACTTTATGATCAGCTTGAAAAAATGCCCAATGGTTTGGACACTATTGTCGGAAAACATGGTATTCGACTCTCTGGAGGACAACGACAACGTCTCTCAATCGCTCGTATGATCATTGCAAACCCCAAAGTGATTATTTTAGATGAATCAACGTCTGCATTGGATGTTTACACAGAAAACAGACTGTTTGACTCTTTAAATGCATTTTTTGAAGATAAAACGGTGATAACCATTGCACATCGTTTAAGCACGGTAAAAAATGCCCATACCGTATTTGTATTGCACGATGGGCAAATTGTTCAAAGCGGTACGCATGATGATTTAGAGCGTGAAGAAGGCCATTATGCTCAGTTTGTTAAAAATCAATTGATGTAA
- a CDS encoding EAL domain-containing protein → MSFFRKKLWSIYYILLIAATLALILFSTLFWNQIQKQFIHEQESLTKITANSIESIFLQYETLLDVLGFQLSANNTYNSVHQTQKIFDHILDKKSAVLGFALARPNGVIYAKSSNLTHNLVNNLLEKEETRSTFLKAVASENMVIGRTYFHSTFKNIIVPIRKAIRSNENEVVSVIMSGIDLNRGFDFLKTQLDEYEKDIVLLREYDSFVQFEPHNHNISTYLKKVDKSFLITQLKEFDYDKIKESEKIYSFKYKTLFGDETALFSVKYIKKYELWAVVMAPYSLLYEQFFQIEIIALLIFLITSVLIYQLFKKIYLHEEKKKEQLYHQANFDELTSLYNRTYLSRFEKSLTIKGSKPFSLLFIDIDNFKNINDNYGHDYGDKVLIEASKRLISIASSQDILVRHSGDEFLFITYITDHEELRYLARKIIELLSQPYFIEQYNFMLGASIGIAQFPQDGSSFDEIKRYADFAMYEAKSHKNHYCIFENKIKNNYIKQFEIEQEMKLGLMKKEFYMHYQPQVDSNGNILGVEALVRWHNKNLGVIPPNEFIQIAESIGLMKNLGEFILKTTLMEISELQRLSNKRFKVSINVSVKQFMQKEFYETVLNMIKKFNIPSELITLEITENMFIEDIRYIARLLRKFKKHDIAISLDDFGTGYSSLNILKKLPIDELKIDKSFVDDILRSKEDLHMVEGIVSIAQKLNLDIVAEGIENRQQLECLEQMGCRVYQGYLFAKPMSKSDLLHFLEK, encoded by the coding sequence GTGTCTTTTTTTCGTAAAAAATTGTGGTCTATTTACTATATTCTTCTTATTGCAGCTACATTAGCACTTATTCTTTTTTCAACTCTATTTTGGAATCAAATACAAAAACAGTTTATACACGAACAAGAGAGTTTGACCAAAATCACTGCAAATTCCATCGAGTCTATTTTTTTGCAATATGAGACACTTTTAGATGTCTTGGGTTTTCAATTAAGTGCGAACAACACCTACAATTCTGTGCATCAAACACAAAAAATATTTGATCATATTTTAGATAAGAAGAGTGCCGTTTTGGGTTTTGCTTTAGCAAGACCCAATGGAGTCATTTACGCTAAAAGTTCTAATTTAACGCATAATTTAGTGAATAATCTTTTAGAAAAAGAGGAGACACGAAGTACATTTTTAAAAGCAGTGGCTTCTGAAAACATGGTCATTGGCCGAACCTATTTTCACTCTACGTTTAAAAATATCATTGTGCCTATTCGAAAAGCCATTAGAAGCAACGAAAATGAAGTGGTCTCTGTCATTATGTCTGGCATTGACTTGAATCGAGGTTTTGATTTTTTAAAAACACAACTCGATGAGTATGAAAAAGATATTGTTTTGCTTCGAGAATATGACTCTTTTGTTCAGTTTGAACCACACAACCATAATATTTCAACCTATTTAAAAAAAGTGGATAAATCTTTTTTAATTACACAATTAAAAGAGTTTGATTATGACAAAATAAAAGAGAGTGAAAAAATTTATTCTTTTAAATATAAAACACTCTTTGGTGATGAAACAGCACTCTTTAGTGTAAAATATATTAAAAAATATGAGTTATGGGCTGTTGTGATGGCACCCTATTCTCTTTTATATGAACAATTCTTTCAAATTGAAATAATTGCTTTACTGATATTTCTAATCACATCCGTGCTGATTTATCAACTCTTTAAAAAGATCTATTTGCATGAAGAAAAAAAGAAAGAGCAACTTTATCATCAAGCCAATTTTGATGAGTTGACCTCTCTTTATAACCGCACGTACCTCTCCCGTTTTGAAAAGAGTCTTACGATAAAGGGTTCCAAACCATTCAGCCTTCTGTTTATTGATATTGATAATTTTAAAAATATCAATGATAATTACGGTCATGATTATGGTGATAAAGTTTTAATTGAAGCCAGCAAACGTTTAATATCTATTGCCAGTTCACAAGATATACTCGTACGACACAGTGGAGATGAATTTTTATTTATTACATATATTACGGATCACGAAGAGTTGCGTTATTTGGCACGAAAAATTATCGAATTGCTTTCTCAACCTTATTTTATAGAGCAGTATAATTTTATGTTGGGTGCGAGTATTGGAATTGCACAGTTTCCACAAGATGGAAGCAGTTTTGATGAAATTAAACGTTATGCCGATTTTGCAATGTATGAAGCAAAAAGTCATAAAAATCACTACTGTATTTTTGAAAATAAAATTAAAAACAATTACATAAAACAGTTTGAAATCGAGCAAGAGATGAAGCTGGGACTTATGAAAAAAGAGTTTTATATGCATTACCAACCTCAGGTTGATTCAAATGGGAATATTTTAGGCGTAGAAGCGTTGGTTCGATGGCATAATAAAAACTTAGGCGTGATTCCTCCCAATGAGTTTATTCAAATAGCTGAATCGATTGGTTTGATGAAAAATTTAGGAGAATTTATTTTAAAAACCACGCTTATGGAAATCAGTGAGTTGCAACGTTTGAGCAATAAACGTTTTAAAGTTTCGATTAATGTCTCCGTAAAACAGTTTATGCAAAAAGAGTTTTATGAAACCGTGTTGAACATGATTAAGAAGTTCAATATACCAAGCGAGTTGATTACATTAGAAATAACTGAAAATATGTTTATTGAAGATATCCGTTATATTGCTCGATTACTACGTAAGTTTAAGAAACATGATATTGCTATATCGTTGGATGATTTTGGTACAGGGTACTCCTCTTTAAATATTTTAAAGAAATTGCCGATTGATGAGCTAAAAATCGATAAATCATTTGTGGATGATATTTTACGCAGCAAAGAGGATTTGCATATGGTTGAAGGGATTGTCTCTATTGCTCAAAAACTCAATTTGGATATTGTGGCTGAAGGGATTGAAAACCGTCAACAGTTAGAGTGTTTAGAACAGATGGGTTGTCGTGTATATCAAGGCTATTTGTTTGCTAAACCGATGAGTAAAAGTGATTTGTTGCATTTTCTAGAAAAATAA
- a CDS encoding flavodoxin: MATAVFYASSTGNTEIVAKSIAKNLGIDAVFDIASNDVSKIGEYDKVIIGSSTWGDGDLQDDWDDAWDDFCNLDFSGKTVALFGLGDQESYADNYVDAMGTLYEQITQKGAKVIGQWPNSDYSHEESKAQKEEGFFVGLALDEDNESELTDERINVWCDEIKEDIL, from the coding sequence ATGGCAACAGCTGTTTTTTATGCAAGTAGCACAGGAAATACTGAAATCGTAGCAAAAAGTATTGCGAAAAATTTAGGTATAGACGCTGTTTTTGATATTGCAAGCAATGATGTATCAAAAATTGGTGAGTATGACAAAGTAATTATTGGTTCTTCCACATGGGGAGATGGTGATTTACAAGATGATTGGGATGATGCTTGGGATGATTTTTGCAATCTTGACTTCTCAGGAAAAACAGTTGCACTTTTTGGTTTAGGAGATCAAGAATCCTATGCAGATAATTATGTTGATGCCATGGGAACTTTGTATGAACAAATCACACAAAAAGGTGCAAAAGTGATTGGTCAATGGCCAAACAGTGACTACAGCCATGAAGAATCAAAAGCACAAAAAGAAGAGGGCTTTTTTGTAGGGTTAGCTTTAGATGAAGATAATGAAAGTGAACTTACAGATGAGCGTATCAATGTCTGGTGTGATGAAATAAAAGAAGATATTTTATAA